A part of Bacillota bacterium genomic DNA contains:
- a CDS encoding NUDIX hydrolase, giving the protein MNEPVRKKEVSAGIIVFRGDQVLIIRNRFGEWVLPKGKVEAGETVEEAALREVEEETGIRAVVLGTAGTTSYTYLSECSGEPVDKVVHWFVGREAHGSSDDGAGSDVTPSPQREEGISAACFVPWQDAVSLLKYDGELVRRVASAITEGSQAPTGIVDASCCKNPLSGRC; this is encoded by the coding sequence ATGAACGAGCCCGTGCGAAAGAAAGAGGTTAGCGCAGGGATAATCGTCTTCAGGGGCGACCAGGTCCTCATCATCAGGAATCGTTTCGGCGAGTGGGTCCTTCCCAAGGGCAAGGTTGAGGCCGGCGAGACCGTCGAGGAGGCGGCTCTGCGTGAGGTGGAGGAGGAGACGGGCATTCGTGCCGTTGTGCTGGGGACAGCTGGCACGACCTCGTATACGTATCTCTCGGAGTGCTCCGGGGAGCCCGTGGACAAGGTGGTCCATTGGTTTGTGGGACGCGAGGCACACGGTTCGAGCGACGACGGCGCGGGGAGCGACGTGACGCCGTCTCCCCAGCGGGAGGAGGGGATCAGCGCCGCTTGCTTTGTGCCGTGGCAGGACGCTGTCTCTTTGCTGAAATACGACGGCGAGCTGGTACGTCGGGTCGCTTCGGCGATTACCGAAGGCTCGCAGGCGCCCACAGGCATAGTGGACGCCTCTTGCTGCAAGAATCCCCTCTCTGGGAGGTGCTAA
- the yfcE gene encoding phosphodiesterase, producing the protein MRIGVISDTHGSLTAWNKALAVLGKVDILLHAGDVLYHGPRNPLPDGHDAKGLAEAINTYGGRLLIARGNCDADIDQLVLNVPMQAPYVLAVVEGRYILVHHGHLIAGEAMAGLLHRYRLDLVVTGHTHVPGVERPFGNEGGLILNPGSPALSKARDRRGTVALIEDHIVRILYADNGAQLASCPW; encoded by the coding sequence GTGCGCATCGGTGTTATAAGCGATACACACGGTTCCCTCACGGCGTGGAACAAAGCCCTCGCTGTGCTAGGCAAGGTGGATATCTTGCTTCACGCGGGGGACGTGTTGTACCACGGCCCCAGGAACCCTCTTCCGGACGGTCACGACGCCAAGGGCCTGGCGGAAGCCATAAACACTTACGGCGGTCGGCTCTTGATCGCAAGGGGAAACTGCGATGCCGATATTGACCAGCTCGTGCTGAACGTGCCAATGCAGGCACCGTATGTCCTCGCCGTGGTCGAGGGAAGGTACATTCTCGTGCATCACGGGCATCTGATAGCAGGCGAGGCCATGGCTGGTCTGTTGCATCGCTACCGCCTGGATCTGGTTGTGACCGGCCACACCCACGTCCCGGGCGTCGAAAGGCCTTTCGGAAACGAAGGCGGGCTCATCCTCAACCCGGGCAGCCCTGCCCTCTCGAAAGCGCGTGACAGGCGGGGGACTGTCGCGCTCATCGAGGATCACATCGTGCGTATCCTCTACGCCGACAACGGTGCGCAGCTCGCCTCATGCCCGTGGTAG